One Gammaproteobacteria bacterium genomic window carries:
- a CDS encoding YggT family protein, with protein sequence MRTDYASNTGMFLVDTVIGLYTLIVMLRFLFQLTGADYYNPISQAVVKLSNPPLVRLRRIVPSLPGIDTAAVVLLLILEMCRITGINLLAGQYPAIVGLVLLSVGELLKLAIYIFIFSIFIRTILSWFSGTGYTPLLRLIHTFTEPVLKTFRRLLPGTGGLDLSPIAVFIVLMVVLKIVVQPLLDFGRVML encoded by the coding sequence ATGCGGACCGATTACGCCAGTAATACAGGTATGTTCCTGGTCGACACCGTCATTGGCCTGTATACCCTCATTGTGATGCTGCGGTTCCTGTTTCAGCTGACAGGCGCAGACTACTATAACCCCATATCACAGGCAGTCGTTAAACTCAGCAACCCGCCGCTGGTTCGACTGCGCCGGATCGTACCCAGTCTCCCCGGCATCGATACTGCTGCGGTGGTGCTGCTGCTGATTCTGGAGATGTGTCGAATCACCGGCATCAATCTGTTGGCTGGTCAGTACCCCGCTATAGTCGGGCTTGTACTCCTCAGTGTGGGTGAACTTCTTAAACTTGCGATCTACATCTTTATATTCTCTATTTTTATTCGCACCATTCTGAGCTGGTTCAGTGGTACCGGATATACGCCGTTATTGCGTTTGATTCACACCTTTACTGAGCCCGTGCTGAAGACCTTCCGGCGTCTGCTGCCTGGTACCGGCGGTCTGGATCTATCGCCCATCGCGGTTTTCATCGTATTGATGGTTGTGCTCAAAATTGTAGTCCAACCCCTGTTGGACTTCGGCCGGGTTATGCTCTAG
- the proC gene encoding pyrroline-5-carboxylate reductase, whose product MTDQRLGLIGGGNMARSLVGGLIKSGIAPESMIVSDPDDSIRRALAEDFSIQTCADNTDAARVADILVLAVKPQVMRCAVEDIAESLLQRQPLVVSIAAGIPIASIESWAGSPLPLIRVMPNTPALTGNGASGMYANHRVSKSQRVQAQKIMEAIGIAVWVDEESLIDTVTAVSGSGPAYFFYLMDAMVKAAQEGGLNPDASRQLTLQTALGAAQLALASGESLTELRRRVTSPGGTTQAAVEMLDKNGCEEILIRAVHAARERSVELAKLLGE is encoded by the coding sequence ATGACTGATCAACGGCTGGGTTTAATTGGTGGCGGCAATATGGCAAGAAGCCTGGTCGGTGGATTGATCAAATCCGGCATAGCACCCGAAAGCATGATTGTCTCGGACCCGGATGACAGCATCCGACGGGCGCTTGCCGAGGATTTTTCGATACAGACCTGTGCCGACAATACCGATGCGGCCCGCGTCGCAGATATCCTGGTGCTCGCAGTGAAGCCCCAGGTCATGCGGTGTGCCGTAGAGGATATCGCTGAGAGCCTGCTTCAACGACAACCACTGGTCGTGTCCATTGCTGCAGGAATCCCTATTGCCAGTATCGAATCGTGGGCGGGTAGTCCATTACCGCTGATCCGCGTCATGCCCAACACCCCGGCACTGACCGGCAACGGCGCATCGGGGATGTACGCTAACCACCGGGTCAGCAAGAGCCAGCGTGTCCAGGCCCAGAAGATCATGGAAGCCATTGGTATTGCGGTGTGGGTCGATGAGGAATCCTTGATCGACACCGTCACTGCCGTTTCTGGAAGTGGTCCGGCTTATTTTTTCTACCTGATGGATGCGATGGTCAAGGCTGCTCAGGAAGGTGGGCTGAACCCGGACGCTTCCAGACAACTGACGCTCCAGACTGCCCTGGGCGCTGCGCAGCTGGCGCTCGCATCAGGCGAATCACTAACAGAACTCCGCAGGCGGGTGACGTCTCCTGGCGGTACAACACAGGCTGCCGTTGAAATGCTGGACAAAAATGGTTGTGAAGAGATCCTGATCCGTGCGGTGCATGCTGCACGCGAGCGTTCTGTAGAACTCGCCAAACTGCTGGGAGAATAA
- a CDS encoding type IV pilus twitching motility protein PilT: MDLSELLGFAVKNGASDIHVSSGLPPLIRIDGEIRRIKVDPLDDHAVLDMITGIMLDHQRKEFEERWECDFAFEIPNVARFRVNAFNQARGPAAAFRVVPREVQTLDAINAPAVFKELADRPRGLVLVTGPTGSGKSTTLAAIIDYINANRQAHILTLEDPIEFVHQSKNCLINQREVGRHTQSFSAALRSALREDPDVILVGEMRDVETIGLALTAAETGHLVFGTLHTSSAAKTVDRIIDVFPADQQNMVRTMLSESLEAVVAQRLLKKTEGGRCAVYEIMIGTPAIRNLIREAKVPQIYGMIQVGRQFGMVTMDQSLDALVTQNLISADSAKSIAVESGNFETQGGAG; encoded by the coding sequence ATGGATCTGTCTGAACTCTTGGGGTTTGCGGTCAAAAACGGTGCGTCTGATATTCATGTGTCGTCAGGACTGCCGCCACTGATCCGGATCGACGGAGAAATCCGTCGGATCAAAGTGGATCCGCTAGATGATCATGCGGTGCTCGATATGATCACGGGCATTATGCTGGATCATCAGCGCAAGGAATTCGAGGAACGCTGGGAGTGTGATTTTGCATTCGAGATTCCGAACGTTGCGCGCTTTCGGGTCAATGCGTTCAATCAAGCGCGAGGGCCCGCGGCGGCTTTTCGAGTCGTTCCACGCGAAGTACAGACGCTGGATGCGATTAATGCGCCGGCTGTGTTTAAGGAACTGGCTGATCGGCCACGCGGTCTCGTGCTGGTGACAGGGCCCACCGGGTCCGGGAAATCGACCACGTTGGCCGCGATAATCGACTACATCAATGCCAATCGTCAGGCCCACATCCTGACCCTTGAGGATCCAATCGAGTTCGTGCATCAGAGCAAGAACTGTCTGATCAACCAACGCGAAGTGGGCCGCCACACGCAGAGTTTCAGTGCAGCGCTAAGATCTGCGCTGCGTGAAGATCCAGATGTTATCCTGGTGGGTGAGATGCGGGATGTGGAAACGATCGGTCTTGCATTGACTGCTGCGGAAACCGGTCACCTCGTATTTGGTACGCTTCACACCTCGTCAGCCGCGAAGACGGTCGACAGAATTATCGATGTATTTCCAGCCGATCAGCAGAACATGGTCCGGACGATGCTGTCGGAGTCACTCGAGGCAGTGGTGGCACAGCGGTTGCTAAAAAAAACTGAAGGGGGAAGATGTGCTGTCTACGAAATCATGATCGGCACACCGGCAATCCGTAACCTGATACGTGAGGCCAAGGTGCCTCAGATCTACGGGATGATACAGGTCGGTCGACAATTCGGAATGGTGACGATGGACCAGTCGCTTGATGCTCTGGTAACGCAGAATTTGATTTCTGCTGACAGCGCAAAGTCCATTGCGGTTGAGTCAGGAAATTTCGAAACCCAAGGTGGCGCGGGATGA
- a CDS encoding YggS family pyridoxal phosphate-dependent enzyme: protein MKPAVRTNIDCHTDLAARYSQVCSAIGAAGKRFSRPNGSVTLVAVSKTRSADEVRAVANLGQRDFGENQVQEAVDKIQVLADMGLSWHFIGTIQSNKCRDIAANFDWVHSIDRLKIARRLSAMRPQSRGPLNLFLQVNLQEEQTKSGVTADHLEDLVNNVLALPQIRLCGLMAIPKPATDFDTQRRVFRMLFDLQNHLRSKGLPLDCLSMGMTDDMDAAIAEGATHVRIGTAIFGPRQ from the coding sequence ATGAAACCTGCTGTACGCACAAACATAGACTGTCATACCGATCTCGCAGCACGTTATAGCCAAGTGTGCTCAGCGATCGGTGCAGCTGGAAAAAGATTCAGCCGTCCCAACGGCAGTGTCACACTGGTGGCCGTCAGCAAAACCCGGTCGGCGGACGAGGTGCGTGCAGTGGCGAACCTGGGACAACGAGATTTTGGGGAGAACCAGGTCCAGGAAGCAGTTGATAAAATTCAGGTACTGGCGGACATGGGGCTATCCTGGCATTTTATTGGCACCATCCAGAGCAACAAATGTCGTGATATTGCCGCTAATTTTGACTGGGTACACAGTATCGATCGGCTTAAAATAGCGCGGCGTCTTTCAGCGATGCGACCCCAGAGTCGCGGACCGCTGAACCTCTTTCTGCAGGTCAACCTTCAGGAAGAACAGACAAAATCAGGCGTCACGGCCGACCACCTCGAAGATCTTGTCAACAACGTGCTCGCACTACCGCAAATTCGTCTGTGTGGTCTGATGGCAATCCCAAAACCCGCCACCGACTTCGACACCCAGCGCCGAGTGTTTCGAATGCTTTTCGATCTGCAAAATCACCTTCGAAGCAAAGGTCTTCCATTGGACTGCCTGTCAATGGGGATGACCGACGATATGGATGCCGCAATTGCAGAAGGGGCAACCCATGTCCGGATTGGCACTGCCATCTTTGGGCCACGACAGTGA
- a CDS encoding PilT/PilU family type 4a pilus ATPase: protein MTMYDLFRLVVKQNASDLFISVGAPPSLKIDGQVLPIKTDPLTPDVAQDLVFSIMSEAQRAEFELDNELNFAVTPADIGRFRINVFRQRNHVGLVARRISSEIPSLEALGLPVATLEKIAMTKIGLVLFVGGTGTGKTTTQAAMVGYRNQHTRGHIITIEDPIEFVHDHIKCIVDQREVGVDTESFDTALVNAMRQAPDLIQIGEIRDSETLRSALVFADTGHLCFATLHATNAYQALERIITLYPGGERDSLLMDLSMNLCAVVSQRLVPRKDGSGHVAAVEILRNLPWFRDLITKGEIDHLQEAMERSSTDGVVTFDQSLYELHQNGQISLEEALRHATSENNLRLRIQLEGNEAKDRQEIGSTLHKVEF from the coding sequence ATGACGATGTATGACCTGTTCCGGTTGGTGGTGAAGCAAAACGCCTCGGACTTATTTATTTCGGTGGGCGCACCACCGAGCTTGAAAATAGATGGCCAGGTTCTCCCCATCAAGACGGATCCATTAACACCTGATGTAGCGCAGGATCTGGTGTTCTCGATTATGAGCGAAGCGCAACGTGCCGAATTCGAGTTAGACAACGAACTCAACTTTGCGGTGACACCGGCAGACATAGGCCGGTTCCGAATCAATGTTTTTCGGCAGCGTAATCACGTCGGACTGGTTGCACGTCGGATCAGCAGTGAGATTCCCAGCCTTGAAGCGCTTGGACTGCCAGTGGCAACACTCGAGAAGATCGCGATGACCAAGATTGGTCTGGTTCTCTTTGTGGGCGGCACCGGTACCGGCAAGACAACAACCCAGGCGGCGATGGTCGGATACCGCAATCAGCATACACGCGGGCATATCATCACCATAGAAGATCCAATTGAATTTGTTCACGATCATATTAAGTGCATCGTGGATCAGCGTGAGGTGGGCGTAGATACAGAATCTTTCGACACCGCGCTCGTCAATGCAATGCGGCAGGCGCCGGATCTGATTCAGATCGGCGAGATTCGTGACTCAGAGACGCTGCGTTCGGCCCTGGTGTTTGCCGACACGGGTCACCTGTGTTTTGCGACCCTACATGCTACCAATGCCTATCAGGCGCTCGAAAGAATCATTACCCTATATCCCGGTGGGGAAAGAGACTCGTTGCTGATGGATCTTTCCATGAATCTGTGTGCGGTCGTTTCGCAGAGACTCGTGCCTAGAAAAGACGGATCAGGGCACGTGGCTGCGGTGGAGATTCTGCGCAATCTGCCCTGGTTTCGGGATCTCATTACCAAGGGAGAGATCGATCACTTGCAGGAAGCGATGGAGCGCTCCTCGACGGACGGTGTCGTCACTTTCGATCAATCCCTTTATGAACTCCACCAGAATGGTCAGATCTCACTGGAGGAAGCATTACGACATGCCACCTCCGAGAACAACCTTCGCCTCAGGATTCAACTCGAAGGCAACGAGGCGAAAGATCGCCAGGAGATCGGCTCGACACTGCACAAAGTTGAGTTCTGA